One genomic region from Sphingobacterium sp. UGAL515B_05 encodes:
- a CDS encoding bifunctional 4-hydroxy-2-oxoglutarate aldolase/2-dehydro-3-deoxy-phosphogluconate aldolase produces the protein MNLKEIVLDKIIEQGTLPLFFHHDKAESIEILRTLYQAGIRVFEFTNRGPEALSVFESLIDTRDREMPDLYLGIGTIKSVDEAQQFLQIGADFIVSPIVNPLVGSLVHEQHKLWIPGCMTPTEIYTAQQQEAALIKLFPANILGPAFMSSIRDLFKGQKFMPTGGVEIEMENLKTWFKSGVCAVGIGSKLIDPKDTSNLFENTKKALDFVSKAR, from the coding sequence ATGAATTTGAAAGAGATTGTATTAGATAAAATTATTGAGCAAGGGACACTTCCTTTGTTCTTCCATCACGATAAAGCAGAAAGTATCGAGATTCTGCGAACCCTATACCAGGCAGGTATACGTGTTTTTGAATTTACAAATCGAGGCCCCGAAGCATTGAGTGTTTTTGAAAGCTTAATTGACACCAGAGACCGTGAAATGCCTGATCTTTATTTAGGTATTGGCACCATCAAGTCAGTTGACGAAGCCCAACAATTTCTACAAATTGGGGCGGACTTTATTGTTTCTCCCATTGTAAACCCTCTGGTCGGTTCACTTGTGCATGAACAACATAAGCTATGGATCCCGGGCTGCATGACACCCACAGAAATCTATACTGCGCAGCAGCAAGAGGCAGCGCTTATAAAATTGTTTCCTGCAAACATTCTGGGACCGGCATTTATGTCGTCGATACGAGATCTCTTTAAAGGTCAGAAATTTATGCCGACGGGGGGCGTAGAGATCGAAATGGAAAATCTAAAAACATGGTTCAAATCAGGTGTATGTGCCGTAGGTATAGGCAGTAAGTTAATTGACCCCAAAGACACAAGCAATTTATTCGAGAACACCAAAAAGGCTCTTGACTTTGTCTCAAAGGCACGGTAA
- a CDS encoding sugar kinase, with protein MQGKVLSFGELLLRICPDIEQNWIEQHQLPFYIGGAELNVATALALWNVPSSYLSAIPKNTICEGIDSYLQRRNIDTSAMQWTGERLGIYYLPKGKDLKNAGVIYDRANSSFANLKVGSIDWEEIFADVKWFHFSAICPAISQDIADLCLEAVKKAQEKSIFVSLDLNYRAKLWKYGKEPKEIMPEIAQYCNLIMGNIWAAHQMLGTQLEEQFLTSSFGYQEEDLLAQADRTSKEIISANPVCQYVANTFRFDYRSKGIKYYTTLFDKDSLIKSTEYTSEEILDKVGSGDCFMAGLIYGLYSNLSPKETLEFATLAAFDKLFIASDATTSTVEDIKNRMIA; from the coding sequence ATGCAGGGGAAAGTTTTAAGCTTTGGAGAATTGTTGTTGCGGATCTGTCCCGACATCGAACAGAATTGGATTGAACAACATCAGCTGCCTTTCTACATCGGCGGGGCGGAGCTGAATGTAGCCACAGCATTAGCGCTGTGGAATGTACCGTCATCCTATCTATCTGCAATTCCCAAAAATACGATCTGTGAAGGGATTGATAGCTATCTGCAGCGCAGAAATATAGACACATCAGCAATGCAGTGGACTGGCGAGAGGTTAGGTATTTACTATCTCCCAAAAGGAAAAGATCTAAAAAATGCAGGTGTTATTTATGATCGTGCGAACTCGTCTTTTGCAAACCTTAAAGTGGGCAGCATTGACTGGGAAGAAATTTTTGCCGATGTCAAATGGTTTCATTTTTCAGCCATCTGTCCCGCAATTAGCCAAGATATTGCAGATCTATGTCTGGAAGCTGTAAAAAAAGCACAAGAGAAGTCAATCTTCGTATCATTGGACCTTAATTACCGCGCTAAGCTGTGGAAATATGGAAAGGAACCGAAGGAGATTATGCCCGAAATTGCGCAGTATTGCAATTTAATTATGGGCAATATATGGGCTGCTCATCAAATGCTCGGAACCCAACTAGAAGAACAGTTCTTAACTTCTTCTTTTGGATATCAGGAAGAAGATCTACTGGCACAGGCCGATCGCACAAGCAAGGAAATTATTTCCGCGAATCCGGTTTGTCAATATGTGGCCAATACCTTTCGTTTTGACTATAGAAGCAAGGGAATCAAGTATTACACCACCCTGTTTGACAAAGACAGTTTAATTAAATCAACAGAATATACTTCCGAAGAAATTTTGGATAAAGTCGGTAGTGGAGATTGCTTTATGGCAGGCTTGATTTATGGATTATACTCCAACCTTTCTCCAAAAGAAACCCTAGAGTTTGCAACGCTCGCAGCGTTCGATAAATTATTCATCGCCAGCGATGCAACAACAAGTACTGTGGAAGACATAAAAAATAGAATGATAGCATGA
- the uxaC gene encoding glucuronate isomerase — MKTFLDDNFLLNTNTAIDLYHNYSKHLPIIDYHNHLIPEQIANDVKFDNISQVWLHGDHYKWRAMRANGINEHFITGHASDEEKFAKWAETVPYTLRNPLYHWTHLELQRYFGITDLLSPKTASKIYADTASKLSQDNYSVRGLLKMMNVEVVCTTDDPIDSLEFHQQFAKEKESFKMLPAFRPDKAMNSDDIIALNQYIDKLEAVSDMQIHSLGDYLNALKARHDFFAANGCKVSDHGLEQIYAEDYTEQEIVTIFEKIRTKKEISLTENLKFKSAMLIYFAEWDHEKGWVQQYHLGALRNNNARMHRLIGPDTGWDSIGDFSQARALSKFLNKLDDQDKLTKTILYNLNPADNELIATMIGNFNDGSIKGKIQFGSAWWFLDQKDGMTKQLNTLSNMGLLSRLVGMLTDSRSFLSFPRHEYFRRLICDIFGEDIENGEIPNDIQWVGKIIQDISYNNAKEYFEF; from the coding sequence ATGAAAACTTTTTTAGACGACAATTTTTTATTGAACACCAATACAGCTATCGATCTGTATCACAATTATTCAAAACACCTGCCCATCATTGATTATCATAATCATCTGATTCCGGAGCAGATCGCAAATGATGTAAAATTTGACAATATTAGTCAGGTGTGGTTACATGGTGATCATTACAAATGGCGGGCCATGCGAGCCAATGGTATCAATGAGCATTTTATTACAGGGCATGCATCAGATGAGGAAAAATTTGCGAAATGGGCAGAAACTGTTCCTTATACCCTTCGCAATCCACTTTACCATTGGACACACTTAGAACTACAACGCTATTTTGGGATCACCGACCTACTTTCTCCAAAAACAGCTTCTAAAATATATGCTGATACGGCTTCCAAATTAAGCCAGGACAACTATTCCGTACGTGGCCTGCTTAAAATGATGAATGTTGAAGTCGTTTGTACCACTGACGATCCTATCGATAGCCTGGAATTTCACCAACAATTCGCAAAGGAAAAAGAATCGTTCAAGATGCTTCCCGCATTTCGTCCGGATAAAGCGATGAACTCGGATGATATCATTGCATTGAATCAATATATCGATAAACTCGAAGCGGTCAGCGACATGCAGATCCATAGCCTTGGAGATTATTTAAATGCGTTAAAAGCAAGACATGATTTCTTTGCTGCCAACGGATGCAAAGTATCAGATCACGGATTGGAACAAATCTATGCAGAAGATTATACCGAACAGGAAATCGTGACAATCTTTGAAAAGATTAGAACAAAAAAGGAAATCTCCTTGACCGAAAATCTAAAATTCAAATCCGCCATGCTCATTTATTTTGCAGAATGGGATCATGAAAAAGGCTGGGTTCAACAATATCACTTAGGAGCATTGCGCAATAACAATGCCCGTATGCATCGTTTGATTGGGCCCGATACAGGTTGGGATTCGATCGGAGATTTTAGCCAGGCACGTGCATTATCAAAATTTTTGAATAAATTAGACGATCAAGATAAGCTAACCAAGACCATCTTATATAATCTCAATCCTGCCGACAATGAACTTATTGCCACTATGATCGGGAATTTCAATGATGGCTCAATCAAGGGAAAAATTCAGTTTGGCTCGGCTTGGTGGTTTCTAGACCAAAAAGATGGTATGACAAAGCAGCTAAATACGCTTTCAAATATGGGTTTATTGAGCCGTCTCGTTGGTATGTTGACAGATTCTAGAAGCTTCCTTTCATTTCCAAGACATGAATATTTCCGAAGATTAATTTGTGACATCTTTGGAGAAGATATCGAGAATGGGGAAATACCAAATGATATTCAATGGGTAGGAAAAATCATACAGGATATCAGCTATAATAACGCAAAAGAATATTTTGAATTTTAA
- a CDS encoding altronate dehydratase family protein gives MKNNVLKIHPKDNVLVALQDLKKGDAISFEGAHYMLQEDIPAKHKFFMQDMHFGDEIYMYGVLVGKAQFDIPQGSIMNTDNTKHAAEPYYFRPSHYHWEKPDVAKFEGRTFNGYIRPDGRVGTANYWLFIPTVFCENRNLDVIKEALYNELGYSVTGKYKNFTHQLLKAYEKGETLDLSSLGQLNTITEQSDRVFRNVDGIKFLNHQGGCGGIRQDAAILSKLLAAYADHPNVAGITVLSLGCQNLQLNDLVNDIKLRNPGFDKPLYLFEQQQSKSEEQLLKEAILQTFIGLTKINKLGRQPVPLSKLTLGVKCGGSDGFSGISANPAVGYTADLLVALGGKVLLAEFPELCGAEQNLIDRTIDPKAANKFIDLMTAYSNAAEAVGSGFYMNPSPGNIRDGLITDAIKSNGAAKKGGTSPVVDVLDYTEEATKPGLNLVCTPGNDVEATTGKAAAGATLILFTTGLGTPTGNPICPVIKVATNNVLATKMADIIDINTGAIIDGEKSIQNMGEDILEYCIKAASGEITPKAVLLNQDDFIPWKRGVSL, from the coding sequence ATGAAAAACAACGTATTAAAGATACATCCTAAAGACAATGTTTTAGTCGCCTTACAAGATCTCAAAAAAGGTGATGCCATTTCGTTTGAGGGTGCACATTATATGCTACAGGAAGATATTCCGGCCAAGCATAAATTTTTTATGCAGGATATGCACTTTGGTGACGAAATCTATATGTATGGTGTTCTCGTAGGAAAAGCGCAATTTGATATCCCACAGGGAAGCATCATGAATACCGACAACACTAAACATGCAGCCGAACCTTACTATTTCAGGCCTTCACATTACCACTGGGAAAAGCCTGATGTTGCAAAGTTTGAAGGAAGAACTTTCAATGGTTACATCCGTCCGGACGGCCGTGTCGGCACCGCAAATTACTGGTTATTTATCCCAACCGTTTTCTGCGAAAACCGAAATCTTGATGTTATCAAAGAGGCATTATACAATGAGCTTGGCTATTCAGTCACTGGAAAATACAAGAACTTCACCCATCAGCTGTTAAAAGCCTATGAAAAGGGTGAAACGCTAGACCTATCCTCACTTGGGCAGCTAAATACAATTACGGAGCAATCGGATCGTGTATTCAGAAACGTAGATGGGATCAAATTTTTGAATCATCAGGGTGGTTGTGGCGGAATCCGACAAGATGCAGCCATATTGAGTAAGCTACTTGCCGCCTATGCTGACCATCCCAATGTCGCAGGTATTACGGTATTGAGTCTGGGTTGCCAAAATCTGCAGCTGAACGATCTCGTCAATGACATCAAACTGCGTAATCCGGGATTTGACAAACCCTTGTACTTATTTGAACAGCAACAATCAAAAAGTGAGGAGCAACTGCTGAAAGAAGCGATACTACAAACTTTTATCGGGCTGACAAAAATTAACAAACTAGGGCGGCAACCCGTACCATTGAGCAAATTAACCTTGGGTGTAAAATGCGGTGGCAGTGATGGATTCAGTGGGATCTCCGCCAATCCTGCAGTTGGTTATACCGCCGATCTTTTGGTTGCCCTAGGCGGAAAAGTACTTTTAGCTGAATTTCCAGAATTGTGTGGTGCCGAGCAAAACTTAATAGACCGTACAATCGACCCTAAAGCTGCCAATAAATTCATTGACCTGATGACCGCCTATAGTAATGCCGCGGAAGCTGTCGGTTCTGGGTTCTACATGAATCCATCTCCAGGAAATATTCGTGATGGACTTATTACGGATGCGATAAAAAGCAATGGAGCAGCAAAAAAAGGCGGAACCTCCCCTGTTGTTGATGTCTTGGACTACACAGAAGAAGCAACGAAGCCTGGGCTTAACCTCGTCTGCACGCCAGGAAATGATGTGGAAGCGACCACAGGGAAAGCTGCCGCAGGCGCAACACTTATTTTGTTCACGACGGGTTTAGGTACGCCCACTGGTAACCCGATATGCCCAGTGATCAAAGTAGCGACGAACAATGTCCTGGCAACCAAAATGGCAGACATTATCGATATCAATACTGGCGCTATTATCGACGGAGAGAAATCCATCCAAAATATGGGTGAAGATATATTAGAATATTGTATCAAGGCTGCGAGTGGAGAAATAACTCCCAAAGCAGTTTTATTAAATCAGGATGATTTTATACCTTGGAAAAGAGGTGTAAGCTTATAA
- a CDS encoding tagaturonate reductase, whose amino-acid sequence MLLTRHTIHTITSDLISKPTESSFLYPEKILQFGTGVLLRGLPDYFVNKANQKNLFCGRILVVKSTSSSGADAFEQQDNLYTLAIKGVEDGEEISHYEINNSISRVLAANQHWSDILKSAENPDLEIVFSNTTEVGIVMSEDTINDAPPASFPGKLLAILYRRFVYFNADKNKGLTVVPTELIPDNGTKLKSIVTALAKLNELPEKFIDWLDIANDFCNTLVDRIVPGALPLAEYTKTCALLGYEDQLMMMAEPFRLWAIEANSERVQQRLSFALADPNVMLVPSIEKYKEIKLRLLNGTHSLSCALALLAGFETVKEAMHNTAFNQFIRLLMQDEIGPAILSDSISVADINDFSSKVIDRFANPYLEHKWESIALNYSSKMAMRNIPLLRKWYTTHNKAPQLFALGFAAYLYLLKSKLNGDQYEQLIHGRTVVLQDESAPILHTAWCNPDTLVHTVLSDTGLWGINLTEFPHFEETVNQKLQQIIEKGALKALEISSFPDNKTV is encoded by the coding sequence ATGTTACTGACACGACATACTATACATACAATCACTTCTGATCTCATCAGCAAGCCGACAGAATCCTCCTTCCTTTATCCGGAAAAGATTCTTCAATTTGGCACTGGTGTATTGCTCAGAGGCCTACCAGATTATTTCGTCAATAAAGCCAATCAAAAAAATTTGTTTTGCGGTAGAATCCTAGTTGTTAAGTCAACAAGTTCGTCCGGCGCTGATGCTTTCGAACAACAGGACAACCTATACACACTAGCTATTAAAGGCGTAGAAGACGGTGAAGAAATTTCACATTACGAAATCAACAATTCGATTTCTCGTGTATTGGCAGCCAACCAACATTGGTCAGACATATTAAAAAGCGCTGAAAATCCGGATCTGGAAATTGTTTTCTCCAACACGACCGAAGTTGGCATTGTGATGAGCGAAGACACCATCAATGACGCCCCCCCTGCTTCTTTTCCTGGAAAACTTTTAGCGATCCTCTATCGGAGATTTGTTTACTTCAATGCGGACAAAAATAAGGGCTTAACCGTCGTCCCGACCGAATTGATTCCCGACAATGGAACTAAACTGAAATCAATCGTCACAGCCTTGGCTAAGCTGAATGAACTCCCAGAAAAGTTTATAGACTGGCTTGATATCGCTAATGATTTTTGTAACACGCTAGTCGATCGTATCGTCCCCGGAGCATTGCCTTTAGCGGAATACACGAAAACCTGCGCTTTATTGGGCTACGAAGATCAATTGATGATGATGGCCGAACCCTTTCGCTTATGGGCGATAGAAGCCAATTCTGAACGTGTGCAACAACGCCTTTCCTTTGCATTGGCAGATCCGAATGTCATGTTGGTTCCATCAATTGAAAAGTACAAGGAAATCAAATTAAGGCTCCTCAATGGAACACATTCCTTAAGTTGTGCCCTTGCCCTTCTTGCCGGCTTCGAAACAGTAAAGGAGGCGATGCACAATACAGCATTCAATCAATTTATACGTCTTTTAATGCAAGACGAAATTGGTCCCGCCATTTTAAGCGACAGCATTTCTGTTGCGGATATAAACGATTTCTCATCCAAAGTCATCGACCGCTTTGCCAATCCATATCTGGAACACAAATGGGAATCCATCGCTTTAAACTATAGCTCAAAAATGGCAATGCGCAATATACCGCTGCTAAGAAAATGGTATACAACGCACAATAAAGCGCCACAGCTCTTCGCGCTTGGATTTGCGGCTTACCTCTATCTATTAAAATCCAAGCTGAACGGTGATCAGTATGAGCAATTGATTCATGGACGAACAGTTGTACTTCAGGATGAGTCTGCACCAATATTACATACCGCTTGGTGCAATCCAGATACACTCGTCCATACCGTGCTTTCAGATACGGGCTTATGGGGGATCAATTTAACGGAGTTTCCTCATTTTGAAGAAACAGTGAACCAAAAATTGCAACAGATCATTGAAAAAGGGGCATTAAAGGCCCTCGAAATCTCATCGTTTCCTGACAATAAAACGGTATAA
- the pelA gene encoding pectate lyase: protein MRKIIMLSFIAVSVFHNYCTGQTASTKNSVAEKMLQYQLSNGAWPKQLVDKSVVDYSLPLTKERLQQIKKTDIDHATLDNSATTREITELIKAFKDTKNKAYLTAAEKGIAYILSAQYENGGFPQYYPNKLHYRAEITYNDDAMINALLVLYKVANKREGFEAINPIFVSKAQKAVEKGITCILKTQVIQDGKRSIWAAQYDQNTLQPAQARKFEPASLSTSESVSIVRFLMLQPATTEIKQAIEHAIQWFEQHDIEGYRFDRIQDRVTGKYQRQLVADRTSTIWARFYNLEDNRPLFGDRDNTIKYNFEEVSEERRNGYAWFGNWPEKLIQKDYPKWKKQYKIQ from the coding sequence ATGAGAAAAATAATTATGTTAAGTTTCATCGCGGTATCAGTGTTTCATAATTACTGTACAGGGCAGACTGCGTCCACCAAAAATTCAGTGGCCGAAAAGATGCTTCAGTACCAGTTGTCAAATGGCGCCTGGCCCAAACAGTTGGTAGACAAAAGTGTCGTTGATTACAGTCTTCCATTAACGAAAGAGCGCCTACAGCAGATCAAGAAAACAGATATTGATCATGCTACGCTCGACAACAGTGCGACAACCCGGGAAATAACTGAATTGATCAAGGCTTTTAAGGACACTAAAAATAAGGCATATTTGACTGCTGCAGAAAAGGGGATTGCATATATTTTATCGGCTCAATATGAGAATGGCGGATTTCCACAATACTACCCAAATAAATTACACTATAGAGCTGAGATAACATACAACGATGATGCGATGATCAATGCATTACTAGTGCTTTACAAAGTAGCCAATAAGCGAGAGGGGTTTGAGGCTATCAATCCCATATTTGTGTCAAAAGCGCAAAAAGCAGTTGAAAAGGGTATAACCTGTATCCTAAAAACACAGGTCATACAAGACGGAAAAAGGAGTATTTGGGCTGCGCAATACGATCAGAACACTTTACAACCTGCTCAGGCAAGAAAGTTTGAACCAGCTTCATTGAGCACTAGTGAATCTGTTTCCATCGTTCGCTTTCTCATGCTACAGCCTGCAACCACTGAAATTAAGCAAGCGATCGAACATGCAATACAATGGTTCGAACAGCATGATATTGAGGGTTACCGTTTCGACCGCATACAAGATAGGGTGACTGGAAAATATCAACGGCAGCTTGTCGCTGATCGGACTTCCACGATTTGGGCGCGATTTTATAATCTCGAAGACAACCGTCCATTGTTTGGAGATCGGGACAATACAATCAAATACAACTTTGAGGAGGTTTCAGAGGAGCGTAGAAATGGCTATGCTTGGTTCGGCAACTGGCCGGAAAAGCTGATCCAAAAGGACTATCCAAAATGGAAAAAACAATACAAAATTCAATAA
- a CDS encoding glycoside hydrolase family 88 protein: MRKLFLILINLVVFVPFSGFGQQKPFSEQMANTVLEQLYPDSLFNRTDKFPKWSYDMGVIFEGLTDVWRNTANATYFNYMQSRMDAYLSIPDSIKNYDAYDFNIDNIKNGTALLTLYKVTGKEKYLKACHQLYAQLQKQPRTHEGGFWHKKIYPYQMWLDGLYMGQPFYAEYASLMDIPAAFDDIANQFSYMEKNARDKKTGLLYHGWDESRKERWSNPKTGLSPHFWARGMGWYVMALVDVLDYFPEEHPRRPELLAILNRTLSAIVTYQDVKTGVWYDIVDLGTRKGNYLESSASSMFVFALAKSLRKGYIPVSFQKNLDRGYQGLVKEFIVPAGENRVNLTKTVQVSGLGGKNYRDGSFAYYMSEPVVTNDPKGVGAFILAASEVEFAKEQKGKKRRTVTLDNYFNNEYKKTASGQLKPYHYLWDGDDNNGFSLLGRVFEKNGGQLNTLKTAPTLQNLSKSNIYIIVDPDTEKETEHPHFMNETDAQQISQWVKQGGVLVLFLNDSGNCEINKFNTLAQKFGITFNEDSRNRVKGNDFQTGAIAIPKGNAIFPNATQIYIKEISTLQAKAPAQALIQDHGDTIIATAKYGKGTVFAIGDPWLYNEYTDGRKLPKEYENFTAANDLVHWLFKQINN; the protein is encoded by the coding sequence ATGAGAAAATTATTTTTAATTCTTATAAACCTTGTAGTATTTGTTCCATTTTCAGGATTTGGACAACAAAAACCTTTCTCTGAGCAGATGGCTAACACTGTACTTGAACAGCTCTATCCTGATTCATTATTCAACAGGACCGACAAATTTCCAAAATGGTCATACGATATGGGGGTTATTTTTGAAGGCCTAACAGATGTATGGCGCAATACGGCAAACGCTACCTATTTTAATTATATGCAATCGCGAATGGATGCTTATCTCAGCATTCCGGATTCCATTAAAAACTATGATGCATACGACTTCAATATCGACAATATCAAAAATGGAACAGCACTATTAACGCTCTACAAAGTAACCGGTAAAGAAAAATATCTAAAGGCCTGCCACCAATTATATGCACAGCTTCAAAAGCAGCCTCGTACACATGAAGGTGGATTTTGGCATAAGAAAATTTATCCTTACCAAATGTGGCTAGATGGTTTGTACATGGGACAACCTTTCTACGCAGAATATGCAAGCCTAATGGATATTCCTGCTGCTTTTGACGATATCGCCAACCAGTTTAGCTACATGGAAAAAAACGCCCGTGACAAGAAAACTGGTCTGTTGTATCATGGCTGGGACGAATCAAGAAAGGAACGCTGGTCAAACCCGAAAACAGGTTTATCGCCGCACTTTTGGGCTAGGGGTATGGGCTGGTATGTAATGGCACTTGTCGATGTATTGGACTATTTCCCAGAAGAGCATCCACGAAGACCAGAACTCCTTGCCATCTTAAACAGAACGTTATCCGCAATTGTCACGTATCAAGATGTCAAAACCGGTGTTTGGTACGACATCGTGGATTTAGGAACAAGAAAAGGGAATTACTTAGAATCTTCGGCCTCAAGCATGTTTGTATTTGCATTGGCAAAATCACTACGCAAAGGTTATATTCCGGTTTCATTTCAGAAAAATCTGGATCGGGGCTACCAAGGGCTTGTAAAAGAATTCATCGTCCCTGCTGGAGAAAACCGTGTTAATCTTACAAAGACTGTTCAAGTTTCTGGTTTGGGAGGGAAAAATTATCGCGATGGCAGCTTTGCGTATTATATGAGCGAACCAGTCGTTACCAATGATCCCAAAGGAGTCGGTGCTTTTATCCTTGCAGCATCCGAAGTTGAATTTGCGAAAGAACAAAAGGGCAAAAAAAGACGCACTGTTACATTGGACAATTATTTCAACAACGAATATAAAAAGACTGCATCCGGACAACTTAAACCCTACCACTATCTTTGGGATGGTGACGACAACAACGGATTTTCCTTGTTGGGTAGGGTATTTGAAAAAAATGGTGGTCAATTAAACACATTAAAAACAGCACCAACATTACAGAATCTCTCAAAATCTAATATCTACATCATCGTAGACCCCGATACAGAAAAAGAAACTGAGCATCCCCATTTTATGAATGAAACCGACGCCCAACAGATTTCACAGTGGGTTAAACAGGGCGGTGTACTCGTTCTTTTCTTAAATGATAGTGGCAACTGCGAAATCAACAAATTCAATACCCTTGCACAGAAGTTTGGCATCACATTCAATGAGGATAGTCGCAATCGGGTGAAAGGAAATGACTTTCAGACAGGAGCAATTGCTATTCCAAAAGGGAATGCTATCTTTCCGAATGCAACCCAAATATACATCAAGGAAATTTCAACATTACAGGCGAAGGCTCCGGCCCAAGCATTGATTCAAGACCATGGTGATACCATTATTGCTACGGCAAAATATGGAAAAGGTACCGTATTTGCCATTGGGGACCCTTGGTTATATAATGAATATACCGATGGAAGAAAGCTACCTAAGGAATATGAGAACTTTACTGCAGCGAATGATTTAGTTCACTGGTTATTCAAACAGATCAACAACTAG
- a CDS encoding glycoside hydrolase family 28 protein codes for MNSFKKHYSRTLKSVLGLLLVLPQLSIAQEPARPIVQQVEFKKDTLNIGNYGAKGDGQFLNTTSINQTIRTCSERGGGVVLIPPGIWLTGPIEMQSNVNLHLKRDAVLLFTKDFNQYKLVESNWEGEPAWRNQNPISGKNLYNIAITGDGIIDGNGNAWRMVKKNKLTASQWKNLVSSGGTVDTTNEIWYPSTSSLKGSQEKKAGVIRPGTTVENFKDVKDFLRPNLLVFTNCKKILLEGVTIQNSPAWNIHPLLCEDLTLRKLSVRNPWYGQNGDGVDVESCKNVLIEDCTFDVGDDGICIKSGRDKAGRDRGRPTENVIIRNNVVYHAHGGFVIGSEMSGGARNIWVEDCSFIGTDIGLRFKTTRGRGGVVENIFINNINMVDIPGEAILFDMYYAAVDPVALAGEKRSPVKTVTLPVTEETPQFKNFYIKNIVAKGASKGIFLRGLPEMHIQHIWIENATLKACNGIEIIEASRVNLKNITLKTTKNNPLIAINNSTAINLDNIQALDTPELYIEVAGDKSSNINLSKSNTRTAKTVSQFIAGSTDKSLTIKN; via the coding sequence ATGAATTCGTTTAAAAAGCACTATTCACGTACATTGAAATCCGTTCTTGGATTGCTTCTCGTGCTACCACAGCTGAGTATCGCCCAAGAGCCTGCCCGTCCTATCGTACAACAGGTCGAATTTAAGAAAGACACGTTAAATATTGGCAATTATGGCGCTAAAGGTGACGGTCAATTTCTTAATACAACGTCAATCAACCAAACGATCCGCACGTGTAGCGAACGTGGCGGCGGTGTGGTACTGATCCCTCCGGGAATTTGGTTGACGGGGCCTATTGAAATGCAGAGCAATGTAAACCTGCACCTCAAACGAGATGCCGTACTGCTTTTCACCAAGGACTTTAATCAATATAAGCTTGTTGAATCTAATTGGGAAGGTGAGCCGGCTTGGCGTAATCAAAATCCGATATCGGGCAAGAACCTATATAATATCGCCATTACAGGCGATGGCATTATCGATGGCAATGGAAATGCCTGGAGGATGGTTAAAAAAAACAAACTAACCGCATCGCAATGGAAAAATCTCGTTTCATCGGGCGGCACTGTCGACACCACCAATGAGATCTGGTACCCCTCCACAAGTTCCCTGAAAGGTTCGCAAGAAAAGAAAGCCGGGGTTATTCGTCCCGGCACAACAGTTGAGAATTTCAAAGATGTCAAAGATTTTTTAAGACCAAATCTTTTGGTATTTACAAACTGTAAAAAAATATTGTTGGAAGGAGTAACGATACAAAACTCTCCCGCCTGGAATATACACCCCTTGCTATGTGAAGATCTAACCTTACGCAAGCTTTCGGTTCGTAACCCCTGGTATGGCCAAAATGGCGATGGTGTAGATGTGGAGTCTTGCAAAAATGTCCTCATTGAAGACTGTACATTTGATGTTGGCGATGACGGCATATGTATTAAGTCTGGCCGTGATAAAGCTGGGCGTGACCGTGGCAGGCCAACCGAGAATGTAATTATCCGCAATAATGTTGTTTATCATGCACATGGTGGATTTGTAATCGGAAGCGAGATGAGCGGTGGCGCCCGCAATATTTGGGTGGAAGACTGTTCGTTTATTGGAACTGATATCGGACTTCGTTTCAAAACAACAAGAGGTCGTGGAGGAGTTGTAGAAAACATCTTCATCAATAATATCAATATGGTTGATATCCCAGGCGAAGCGATTCTTTTTGATATGTATTACGCGGCTGTAGATCCGGTCGCTTTGGCTGGAGAGAAGAGGTCTCCAGTAAAAACAGTTACACTTCCAGTTACGGAAGAAACGCCGCAATTCAAAAACTTCTATATCAAAAATATCGTGGCGAAAGGAGCTTCAAAAGGAATTTTCTTACGTGGTCTCCCTGAAATGCATATTCAGCATATATGGATAGAAAATGCAACATTGAAAGCATGTAATGGTATTGAAATCATTGAAGCTTCTCGGGTTAATCTGAAAAATATCACATTAAAAACAACGAAAAATAATCCGCTGATCGCCATCAATAATAGCACTGCGATAAATCTAGATAATATCCAAGCATTAGACACTCCCGAACTGTATATTGAGGTTGCGGGTGATAAAAGCAGTAATATCAATTTATCGAAATCCAACACAAGGACTGCCAAGACGGTCAGTCAATTTATAGCCGGAAGTACAGACAAATCCTTAACGATCAAAAATTAG